One segment of Fructilactobacillus hinvesii DNA contains the following:
- a CDS encoding phosphopentomutase yields MSYKRVILVDLAALGMRSDNESAQHNSDNDTLLTHVLNQSSESALPTFHKLGLFNIYFDRDDDPDLQPIATYGLTRTRSIVNKSCSGLREMFDCSLSYRVSSVFEEVGKHSNSIVISRFMSYLFSQEHTRHLQVGNDQDAFAVLHHQLDKNKAGFFYLQVPSLQTDTEANDFDGFTDALNEVDQQLKGVLEQLHPDDLLMVVSSRVGDNRSKDGFSTYKILPVMIYNENLTPTHIAGKPYVCEVGGTVLAALGLQDLVTSPKHNLLPQTQVTVD; encoded by the coding sequence GTGAGTTATAAACGAGTGATATTAGTTGATTTAGCGGCTCTAGGAATGCGTTCGGATAATGAATCTGCGCAACATAATTCAGATAATGATACGTTGTTGACTCATGTTCTAAATCAATCATCAGAATCAGCTCTGCCAACTTTTCACAAATTGGGATTGTTTAACATTTACTTTGATCGAGACGACGATCCGGATTTACAGCCCATTGCAACCTACGGACTGACGCGGACCCGCTCAATTGTGAACAAGTCGTGTTCGGGACTGCGGGAAATGTTTGATTGTTCACTCAGTTATCGCGTATCTAGTGTGTTTGAAGAGGTCGGAAAACACAGTAATTCCATTGTGATTTCCCGGTTTATGAGTTACCTCTTTTCCCAAGAACACACCAGACACTTACAGGTGGGGAATGATCAGGATGCCTTTGCTGTCTTGCATCACCAATTAGATAAGAATAAGGCAGGCTTCTTTTACCTGCAAGTGCCTAGTTTACAAACTGATACCGAAGCCAACGATTTCGATGGGTTTACGGATGCGTTAAACGAGGTTGACCAGCAGTTAAAGGGCGTGTTGGAACAGCTTCACCCGGATGACTTACTCATGGTGGTCTCCAGTCGGGTGGGTGATAACCGTTCGAAGGACGGTTTTTCCACCTACAAGATTTTGCCGGTGATGATTTACAACGAAAACCTCACTCCTACCCACATCGCAGGGAAACCGTATGTGTGCGAAGTAGGAGGAACGGTACTGGCTGCTTTAGGTCTTCAAGACCTAGTTACCTCTCCAAAACATAACTTGCTCCCCCAAACTCAAGTAACGGTCGATTAA
- a CDS encoding glycoside hydrolase family 73 protein, with protein MKFLKLHMILFSSLLLAGSVLNHPTVHADPQPSAPQAPADDFADLAPNQRDFINQVKPGAIMAWKQYGVLPSVAIAQAIIESGWGSSSLAAQNHNLFGIKGAWNGQAVFLPTQEFSGGGYVTITDAFRSYPDWSTSIQDYGNFLHSNNRYANLIGVRDYVSVANALHEDGYATAPDYAQTIISCIQRNHLDRIDQEAFNAPDDYKGPVGSGASTNTAPSGTSGAALANDPYTQGAPSEYTPTPNVDNSDAVAPYTGDDKDRNPQVVAFDPHGASNVPTEKADPNDATLGSPVTVTGDPYQPQTQKVDLKPVPQVQTDLPQGATLNQSANGMKRANSTALVNKPTSPNAASSPNANPTTASDK; from the coding sequence ATGAAATTTTTAAAACTACACATGATTCTATTTTCATCGTTACTGTTGGCTGGGAGTGTCTTGAACCATCCTACGGTTCATGCTGATCCGCAACCATCGGCTCCCCAAGCCCCAGCCGATGACTTCGCTGATTTAGCACCAAATCAACGAGACTTTATTAACCAAGTGAAGCCGGGGGCCATCATGGCTTGGAAGCAATATGGGGTTCTTCCGTCCGTTGCAATTGCCCAAGCAATCATTGAAAGTGGTTGGGGCTCGTCTTCTCTTGCCGCACAAAATCATAACCTCTTTGGGATCAAAGGGGCTTGGAACGGTCAGGCAGTCTTTTTGCCCACACAAGAATTTAGTGGGGGTGGTTACGTCACCATTACGGATGCCTTTCGTTCGTATCCAGACTGGTCAACTAGTATTCAAGACTATGGGAATTTTCTGCATAGTAACAACCGTTACGCCAATTTAATTGGAGTCAGAGACTACGTTTCGGTTGCTAATGCGTTGCACGAAGACGGTTACGCCACAGCTCCGGACTACGCGCAAACCATCATTAGTTGTATTCAACGGAATCATCTTGATCGGATTGACCAAGAAGCCTTTAATGCTCCGGATGATTACAAGGGTCCGGTTGGATCAGGGGCCAGCACGAATACCGCTCCAAGTGGTACTTCTGGAGCAGCTTTAGCCAATGATCCGTATACACAGGGAGCTCCTTCTGAATATACGCCAACGCCAAATGTCGATAATAGTGACGCGGTGGCTCCATACACTGGAGATGACAAGGATCGAAATCCACAAGTGGTGGCCTTTGATCCGCACGGAGCTTCCAATGTTCCGACCGAAAAGGCAGATCCAAACGACGCTACGTTAGGGAGTCCGGTTACTGTGACGGGTGATCCATACCAACCACAAACGCAAAAGGTTGATTTAAAGCCAGTCCCACAGGTTCAAACAGATTTACCACAGGGGGCAACCTTGAATCAGTCAGCTAATGGTATGAAACGGGCAAATTCAACGGCTCTTGTGAACAAGCCGACGTCTCCTAATGCAGCTAGTTCACCGAACGCCAACCCAACAACTGCTAGCGATAAGTAG
- a CDS encoding SGNH/GDSL hydrolase family protein, giving the protein MTKKHLIMLGDSITNGFDGARNLTHNISYYLQKFLPDWKITNVGVNAGAIIGNTERDLDFQVASHDFCDYQIATLFFGTNDFAHSDATLDTVAAGLNQNLTRIKQQNPAIQLIGILPLPRFDGGVDNQQITGMGQYTLNELDEQLQAVYAHHQIPVLDWRSVAPNLVTSDNYRTTLGDQRLHPNAATYQRMATILYSFLQQHHFL; this is encoded by the coding sequence ATGACAAAAAAACACTTAATCATGCTAGGTGACTCAATTACCAATGGGTTTGACGGGGCTCGTAATCTCACCCATAACATTTCCTACTACTTACAAAAATTCCTTCCAGATTGGAAAATCACTAACGTTGGGGTTAACGCCGGGGCCATCATCGGCAATACCGAACGCGATCTCGATTTTCAAGTAGCTAGTCACGATTTTTGCGACTACCAAATTGCTACGTTATTCTTTGGAACCAATGACTTTGCGCATTCTGATGCCACTCTAGATACTGTGGCTGCTGGCCTAAATCAAAACCTCACCCGAATAAAGCAGCAAAATCCGGCCATTCAACTGATTGGCATCTTACCCCTTCCTCGGTTTGACGGTGGGGTTGATAATCAACAAATCACCGGCATGGGGCAGTACACTCTGAATGAATTAGACGAGCAGCTCCAAGCGGTTTATGCTCACCACCAAATTCCCGTGTTAGATTGGCGGAGCGTGGCTCCCAATCTGGTTACCAGTGATAACTACCGGACCACGTTAGGTGATCAACGCCTCCATCCTAACGCAGCAACTTACCAGCGAATGGCAACAATTCTCTATTCCTTTTTACAACAACATCATTTCTTATAA
- a CDS encoding TcaA 3rd/4th domain-containing protein, producing MTKNANESSAQPQRSHWKRNLFFLVVVAVVAGLGFTGYRYYAKDQQVARITSGILNEQEQTFTNNVLITGQNGAVTAATMQPVVDYYQQHPHELAILKDQLEQNDEAPNGFRLVKKGNYFGIFPHYRLAIDQIRPVVQTNSPNANVQLDGHDIGQTGSGDQIQLPLMVPGFHSIKVQATVNGEKISTFKQISFFANEHQKITVPLAMLSFRVKGPAGAQIIVNNQKVGTIADDGTGAVTDVPLDQQTTTWLEMDVDGHQIVSEKKTITKKDNGKLISYNFPSAISKDDGFQLFSNLWSGIGNAANLNQGLDQQNVAGNFKDGTNNPDYQTLKAFVNQTHQSHMQFGTLHLQIEKVQPLGDDGSMVTYRVQSDVKINNQIGTFDNRYQAQVGTGDNRQLQIQTNQLVQ from the coding sequence ATGACAAAGAACGCTAACGAATCATCTGCGCAACCCCAACGCTCGCATTGGAAGCGCAACCTCTTTTTCTTAGTAGTAGTGGCCGTTGTCGCCGGATTGGGCTTTACCGGCTACCGGTATTATGCCAAGGATCAGCAGGTCGCCCGGATTACAAGCGGAATTTTAAACGAACAGGAACAAACGTTTACGAACAATGTGTTGATTACGGGACAAAATGGTGCGGTTACGGCAGCCACCATGCAACCGGTCGTTGATTATTACCAACAACATCCCCATGAATTGGCAATTTTAAAGGATCAGTTAGAGCAAAATGATGAGGCTCCCAATGGATTTCGACTGGTGAAGAAGGGAAATTACTTTGGAATTTTTCCTCACTACCGGTTAGCCATTGATCAAATTCGCCCGGTAGTCCAAACCAATTCCCCCAATGCAAACGTTCAGTTAGATGGGCATGACATAGGCCAAACAGGATCTGGTGATCAAATTCAGCTGCCCCTCATGGTGCCTGGCTTTCACAGTATTAAGGTCCAAGCCACAGTGAATGGGGAAAAAATCTCAACCTTCAAGCAAATCAGCTTTTTTGCGAATGAACACCAAAAAATTACGGTTCCGCTTGCTATGCTTTCCTTCCGAGTGAAAGGACCAGCAGGAGCCCAAATCATTGTTAACAATCAAAAGGTCGGCACAATTGCCGATGACGGAACGGGAGCAGTTACAGACGTCCCGCTTGACCAGCAGACTACAACCTGGCTTGAAATGGACGTGGATGGTCATCAGATTGTAAGTGAAAAGAAAACGATTACCAAAAAAGACAATGGAAAATTAATTAGTTATAACTTTCCTAGTGCGATTAGCAAAGACGATGGCTTTCAACTTTTTAGTAATCTATGGTCAGGAATTGGAAATGCAGCAAACTTAAATCAAGGGTTAGACCAGCAAAACGTAGCTGGAAACTTTAAGGATGGAACCAACAATCCTGATTATCAAACTTTGAAGGCCTTTGTAAACCAGACCCACCAAAGCCATATGCAATTTGGAACGCTACATTTACAAATCGAAAAAGTGCAGCCTCTTGGTGACGACGGTAGCATGGTAACGTATCGGGTGCAAAGTGACGTAAAGATTAATAATCAAATTGGAACCTTTGATAATCGGTACCAAGCTCAGGTAGGAACTGGTGATAATCGACAACTGCAAATTCAAACTAATCAACTTGTGCAATAA